A section of the Tachysurus fulvidraco isolate hzauxx_2018 chromosome 7, HZAU_PFXX_2.0, whole genome shotgun sequence genome encodes:
- the dctn1a gene encoding dynactin subunit 1a isoform X5 gives MSSDGGKPVKVGSLVEVIGKGQRGTVAYVGATLFASGKWVGVILDEPKGKNDGTVQGKAYFTCKENHGIFVRQSQIQLIEDGGSSATSPDTPESGIAKVPRKAVSEIAETPGKGSRQTPTTKKAVVRRSAKWNTLGRLSYSSSLPSLVMTGRPSVAGSDLSGSVLVESDQAAPSQTALGAPMMPQPSRTSSELPSSPAPSISSKEEEALRGQVKDLEEKLETLRMKRTEDKAKLKELEKHKIQLEQLQEWKSKMQEQQNELQKQLKEAKKEAREAHEAKDRYMEEMADTADAIEMATLDKEMAEERAESLQQEVESLKEKVEELTMDLEILKHEIEEKGSDGAASSYQVKQLEEQNARLKEALVRMRDLSSSEKQEHVKLQKQMEKKNSELETLRVQKQKLQEEMKQAEATIDELKEQVDAALGAEEMVETLTERNLDLEEKVRELRETVIDLEAINEMNDELQENARETELELREQLDLAGARVREANKRVEAAQETVADYQQTINKYRELTTHLQEVNRELTNQQSATAEQLQQPPAELFDFKIKFAETKAYAKAIEMELRKMEVQQANRQVSLLTSFMPDSFLRHGGDHDCILVLLLIPRLICKAELISKQAEEKFELNENITERSGLRGSAGEQLSFASGIVYSLTMLQATLHKYEQALNQCSVDVFKRMGTLHSEMSVHERSLDFLIELLHKDQLDETVQVEPLTKAIKYYQHLYSIHLADQPEDCTVQLADHIKFVQSALDCMGAELGRLRSFLQPGQEGAEFMVLLKDLETSCGDIHQFCKKIRRRMPGTDAPGIPAALSYSPQVGEALAESRKQLSCVVAVLQETAATGAQLIATLSEQEGLSAHTLQDEIFKALEQIYGPHGQNLRECLHQSCAGVIATMNKMATAMQEGEYDSEKPQRVTPPVELRSTALRAEITDAEGLGLKLEDRETVIKELKKSLKIKGEELSEANVRLSLLEKKLDTSTKDADERVEKIQTKLDETNALLKKKEKEFEETMDALQADIDQLEAEKAELKQRLNSQSRMTIEGLRGTPASGIASIVTGGNTGGVVSGIASVPGTVQVVDSPLLKQQMDVQRLAIKHLKNENYRLKAEKMKTQLASLPPLSVPNMTGVMKDGSLNDGISGTLYRRTDLLLSNLLKMSAGVKVVDITGKTPVSASAQLLEQTARLQSLSDALDKLKNEVSEHVVSQQVGARVRSDFATFPSSTFIKAEGEKKYGTVLVGKVMIPCARGKEQTHSLVLSQHQLQHVHQLLMT, from the exons ATGAGTTCAGATGGAGGGAAGCCAGTGAAGGTGGGCTCTCTGGTGGAGGTGATTGGTAAAGGACAGCGTGGCACTGTGGCATACGTTGGTGCAACACTCTTCGCCTCAGGGAAATGGGTCGGCGTCATCCTGGACGAGCCAAAGGGCAAAAACGATGGCACTGTGCAGGGCAAGGCCTACTTCACCTGCAAGGAGAATCATGGGATATTCGTCCGCCAGTCTcag ATCCAGCTGATTGAAGACGGAGGAAGCTCAGCTACTTCACCTGACACGCCCGAGTCAGGCATCGCCAAAGTGCCTCGGAAAG CTGTTTCGGAAATTGCAGAAACACCTGGAAAAGGAAGCAGACAG ACTCCAACTACAAAGAAG GCCGTCGTGCGCCGTAGCGCCAAG TGGAATACTCTGGGACGACTCTCCTACTCCAGCTCCCTCCCCTCCCTTGTAATG ACTGGCCGTCCCTCTGTTGCTGGATCTGATCTATCAGGATCAGTCTTGGTGGAGAGCGACCAGGCCGCTCCTTCCCAGACTGCACTGGGGGCTCCCATGATGCCACAGCCCAGCAGGACCTCTAGTGAGCTGCCCAGCAGCCCTGCTCCATCTATCTCCAGCAAA GAGGAGGAAGCTCTGCGTGGTCAGGTGAAGGATTTGGAGGAGAAGTTGGAGACGCTCCGTATGAAGCGGACAGAGGACAAAGCAAAGCTGAAGGAACTCGAGAAGCACAAAATCCAGCTGGAGCAGCTGCAGGAGTGGAAGAGCAAAATGCAGGAGCAGCAGAACGAGCTGCAGAAACAACTCAAAGAAGCCAAGAAG GAAGCACGTGAGGCTCATGAAGCTAAAGACCGTTACATGGAAGAGATGGCAGACACGGCAGACGCGATCGAGATGGCCACTCTGGATAAAGAAATGGCCGAGGAAAGGGCGGAGTCTCTGCAGCAAGAGGTGGAGAGTCTGAAGGAGAAAGTGGAGGAGTTAACCATGGACCTGGAGATCCTTAAACATGAGATTGAAGAAAAAG GTTCCGACGGTGCGGCTTCCAGTTATCAGGTGAAACAGCTGGAGGAGCAGAATGCACGACTGAAAGAGGCGCTGGTCAG GATGCGTGACCTGTCATCATCTGAGAAGCAGGAGCACGTGAAGCTGCAGAAGCagatggagaagaagaactCTGAGCTTGAGACGCTGCGAGTGCAGAAGCAGAAACTACAAGAGGAGATGAAGCAGGCCGAGGCCACGATCGATGAGCTTAAAGAGCAG GTGGATGCCGCACTGGGAGCAGAAGAGATGGTGGAAACTCTGACTGAGAGAAATCTGGATCTGgaggagaaagtgagagagctCAGAGAGACCGTCATTGATTTG GAAGCAATAAATGAGATGAACGATGAGCTGCAGGAGAATGCGCGAGAAACGGAGCTTGAGCTGCGCGAGCAGTTGGACTTGGCAGGAGCTCGAGTCCGTGAAGCCAACAAGAGAGTGGAAGCAGCTCAGGAGACTGTAGCTGATTATCAGCAGACCATCAACAAATACAGGGAACTCACTACTCACCTACAG gaagtaaaccgagagctgaccaatcagcagaGTGCCACTGCCGAGCAGCTCCAGCAGCCTCCCGCTGAGCTTTTTGACTTCAAAATCAAATTCGCTGAGACCAAAGCTTATGCCAAG GCCATTGAGATGGAGCTGCGTAAGATGGAGGTCCAGCAGGCGAACAGACAAGTGTCACTGCTTACGTCATTCATGCCCGACTCCTTCTTGAGGCACGGAGGAGATCATGACTGCATCCTGGTGCTGCTACTCATCCCCAGACTCATCTGTAAG GCAGAGTTAATCAGTAAGCAGGCTGAGGAGAAGTTTGAACTAAACGAGAACATTACAGAGCGCAGTGGGCTACGTGGATCAGCTGGGGAGCAGCTTAGCTTCGCCTCGGGCATTGTGTATTCCCTCACAATGCTACAGGCTACACTGCACAAATACGAGCA GGCACTAAACCAGTGCAGCGTGGATGTGTTTAAGCGGATGGGGACTCTGCACTCTGAAATGAGCGTACACGAGCGCTCTCTCGACTTCCTCATCGAGCTACTGCATAAAGATCAGCTAGATGAGACGGTGCAAGTGGAGCCTCTTACCAAGGCCATCAAATACTACCAG cATCTGTACAGCATCCACCTGGCCGACCAACCCGAAGACTGCACCGTGCAGCTGGCAGATCACATCAAG TTTGTCCAGAGTGCCCTGGACTGTATGGGGGCAGAGCTTGGGCGCCTACGTTCCTTCCTGCAACCTGGGCAAGAAGGGGCGGAGTTTATGGTGCTGCTGAAGGACCTGGAGACTTCCTGTGGAGACATTCATCAGTTCTGTAAGAAAATCCGCAGGAGGATGCCTGGGACTGATGCTCCCGGGATACCTGCCGCACTCTCTTACTctcctcag gtgGGCGAGGCCCTGGCGGAAAGCAGGAAGCAGCTGAGTTGTGTAGTTGCAGTGCTCCAGGAGACAGCAGCAACAGGAGCTCAGCTCATTGCTACCCTTTCAGAGCAGGAGGGGCTCAGCGCACACACGCTCCAGGATGAAATCTTTAAAGCATTGGAGCAG ATTTACGGCCCTCACGGACAGAACCTGCGCGAGTGCCTGCACCAGTCTTGCGCCGGCGTCATAGCAACCATGAACAAGATGGCCACTGCCATGCAAGAAGGAGAGTATGATTCGGAGAAACCGCAACGTGTG ACTCCTCCTGTAGAGTTGCGTTCCACTGCTCTGAGAGCCGAGATCACAGATGCTGAAGGACTCGGCCTTAAActggaggacagagagacagtcatTAAAGAACTTAAGAAGTCCCTGAAGATCAAG GGGGAGGAGTTAAGTGAGGCAAACGTGCGTCTGAGTTTGCTGGAGAAGAAGTTGGACACGTCTACTAAAGATGCAGACGAAAGAGTGGAGAAGATCCAGACCAAACTAGACGAGACAAACGCACtgctgaagaaaaaagagaa AGAGTTTGAGGAAACCATGGATGCACTGCAGGCTGATATTGACCAGTTGGAGGCAGAGAAGGCAGAGCTTAAACAGAGGCTCAACAGCCAATCACGGATGACTATCGAAGGGCTGCGTGGAACACCAGCATCTGGCATCGCCTCCATTGTCACAGGGGGCAATACAG GAGGCGTAGTGTCCGGTATCGCGAGTGTACCAGGTACCGTGCAAGTGGTGGATTCTCCTCTTCTGAAGCAACAAATGGATGTTCAGAGGCTTGCAATCAAACACCTGAAGAATGAAAACTACAGACTCAAG GCTGAGAAGATGAAGACTCAGCTGGCGTCTCTTCCTCCTTTGAGCGTGCCCAACATGACTGGTGTGATGAAGGACGGTTCACTGAATGATGGTATTTCTGGAACTCTGTACCGGAGAACGGACCTGCTGCTGAGCAACCTGCTCAAAATGAGCGCCGGTGTCAAAGTGGTGGATATCACAGGAAAAACacctg TAAGTGCCAGCGCTCAACTGTTAGAGCAGACGGCTAGACTGCAGTCTCTGAGTGATGCACTAGACAAACTAaag AATGAAGTATCAGAGCATGTAGTAAGCCAACAGGTGGGAGCTCGAGTTCGCTCTGATTTCGCCACGTTCCCTTCATCCACGTTCATCAag GCGGAAGGGGAGAAGAAGTACGGCACCGTTCTGGTAGGTAAAGTGATGATCCCTTGTGCTCGCGGTAAAGAACAAACCCACTCTCTGGTCCTGTCGCAGCATCAGCTTCAGCACGTGCACCAGCTCCTCATGACCTAA
- the dctn1a gene encoding dynactin subunit 1a isoform X3 — protein MSSDGGKPVKVGSLVEVIGKGQRGTVAYVGATLFASGKWVGVILDEPKGKNDGTVQGKAYFTCKENHGIFVRQSQIQLIEDGGSSATSPDTPESGIAKVPRKAVSEIAETPGKGSRQMFYHAINRSALKGLYKTNRTSFGSPSVEKTPTTKKAVVRRSAKTGRPSVAGSDLSGSVLVESDQAAPSQTALGAPMMPQPSRTSSELPSSPAPSISSKEEEALRGQVKDLEEKLETLRMKRTEDKAKLKELEKHKIQLEQLQEWKSKMQEQQNELQKQLKEAKKEAREAHEAKDRYMEEMADTADAIEMATLDKEMAEERAESLQQEVESLKEKVEELTMDLEILKHEIEEKGSDGAASSYQVKQLEEQNARLKEALVRMRDLSSSEKQEHVKLQKQMEKKNSELETLRVQKQKLQEEMKQAEATIDELKEQVDAALGAEEMVETLTERNLDLEEKVRELRETVIDLEAINEMNDELQENARETELELREQLDLAGARVREANKRVEAAQETVADYQQTINKYRELTTHLQEVNRELTNQQSATAEQLQQPPAELFDFKIKFAETKAYAKAIEMELRKMEVQQANRQVSLLTSFMPDSFLRHGGDHDCILVLLLIPRLICKAELISKQAEEKFELNENITERSGLRGSAGEQLSFASGIVYSLTMLQATLHKYEQALNQCSVDVFKRMGTLHSEMSVHERSLDFLIELLHKDQLDETVQVEPLTKAIKYYQHLYSIHLADQPEDCTVQLADHIKFVQSALDCMGAELGRLRSFLQPGQEGAEFMVLLKDLETSCGDIHQFCKKIRRRMPGTDAPGIPAALSYSPQVGEALAESRKQLSCVVAVLQETAATGAQLIATLSEQEGLSAHTLQDEIFKALEQIYGPHGQNLRECLHQSCAGVIATMNKMATAMQEGEYDSEKPQRVTPPVELRSTALRAEITDAEGLGLKLEDRETVIKELKKSLKIKGEELSEANVRLSLLEKKLDTSTKDADERVEKIQTKLDETNALLKKKEKEFEETMDALQADIDQLEAEKAELKQRLNSQSRMTIEGLRGTPASGIASIVTGGNTGGVVSGIASVPGTVQVVDSPLLKQQMDVQRLAIKHLKNENYRLKAEKMKTQLASLPPLSVPNMTGVMKDGSLNDGISGTLYRRTDLLLSNLLKMSAGVKVVDITGKTPVSASAQLLEQTARLQSLSDALDKLKNEVSEHVVSQQVGARVRSDFATFPSSTFIKAEGEKKYGTVLVGKVMIPCARGKEQTHSLVLSQHQLQHVHQLLMT, from the exons ATGAGTTCAGATGGAGGGAAGCCAGTGAAGGTGGGCTCTCTGGTGGAGGTGATTGGTAAAGGACAGCGTGGCACTGTGGCATACGTTGGTGCAACACTCTTCGCCTCAGGGAAATGGGTCGGCGTCATCCTGGACGAGCCAAAGGGCAAAAACGATGGCACTGTGCAGGGCAAGGCCTACTTCACCTGCAAGGAGAATCATGGGATATTCGTCCGCCAGTCTcag ATCCAGCTGATTGAAGACGGAGGAAGCTCAGCTACTTCACCTGACACGCCCGAGTCAGGCATCGCCAAAGTGCCTCGGAAAG CTGTTTCGGAAATTGCAGAAACACCTGGAAAAGGAAGCAGACAG ATGTTTTATCATGCGATCAATCGTTCAGCTTTAAAAGGTCTTTATAAGACGAACAGAACCTCCTTCGGATCACCATCGGTAGAAAAG ACTCCAACTACAAAGAAG GCCGTCGTGCGCCGTAGCGCCAAG ACTGGCCGTCCCTCTGTTGCTGGATCTGATCTATCAGGATCAGTCTTGGTGGAGAGCGACCAGGCCGCTCCTTCCCAGACTGCACTGGGGGCTCCCATGATGCCACAGCCCAGCAGGACCTCTAGTGAGCTGCCCAGCAGCCCTGCTCCATCTATCTCCAGCAAA GAGGAGGAAGCTCTGCGTGGTCAGGTGAAGGATTTGGAGGAGAAGTTGGAGACGCTCCGTATGAAGCGGACAGAGGACAAAGCAAAGCTGAAGGAACTCGAGAAGCACAAAATCCAGCTGGAGCAGCTGCAGGAGTGGAAGAGCAAAATGCAGGAGCAGCAGAACGAGCTGCAGAAACAACTCAAAGAAGCCAAGAAG GAAGCACGTGAGGCTCATGAAGCTAAAGACCGTTACATGGAAGAGATGGCAGACACGGCAGACGCGATCGAGATGGCCACTCTGGATAAAGAAATGGCCGAGGAAAGGGCGGAGTCTCTGCAGCAAGAGGTGGAGAGTCTGAAGGAGAAAGTGGAGGAGTTAACCATGGACCTGGAGATCCTTAAACATGAGATTGAAGAAAAAG GTTCCGACGGTGCGGCTTCCAGTTATCAGGTGAAACAGCTGGAGGAGCAGAATGCACGACTGAAAGAGGCGCTGGTCAG GATGCGTGACCTGTCATCATCTGAGAAGCAGGAGCACGTGAAGCTGCAGAAGCagatggagaagaagaactCTGAGCTTGAGACGCTGCGAGTGCAGAAGCAGAAACTACAAGAGGAGATGAAGCAGGCCGAGGCCACGATCGATGAGCTTAAAGAGCAG GTGGATGCCGCACTGGGAGCAGAAGAGATGGTGGAAACTCTGACTGAGAGAAATCTGGATCTGgaggagaaagtgagagagctCAGAGAGACCGTCATTGATTTG GAAGCAATAAATGAGATGAACGATGAGCTGCAGGAGAATGCGCGAGAAACGGAGCTTGAGCTGCGCGAGCAGTTGGACTTGGCAGGAGCTCGAGTCCGTGAAGCCAACAAGAGAGTGGAAGCAGCTCAGGAGACTGTAGCTGATTATCAGCAGACCATCAACAAATACAGGGAACTCACTACTCACCTACAG gaagtaaaccgagagctgaccaatcagcagaGTGCCACTGCCGAGCAGCTCCAGCAGCCTCCCGCTGAGCTTTTTGACTTCAAAATCAAATTCGCTGAGACCAAAGCTTATGCCAAG GCCATTGAGATGGAGCTGCGTAAGATGGAGGTCCAGCAGGCGAACAGACAAGTGTCACTGCTTACGTCATTCATGCCCGACTCCTTCTTGAGGCACGGAGGAGATCATGACTGCATCCTGGTGCTGCTACTCATCCCCAGACTCATCTGTAAG GCAGAGTTAATCAGTAAGCAGGCTGAGGAGAAGTTTGAACTAAACGAGAACATTACAGAGCGCAGTGGGCTACGTGGATCAGCTGGGGAGCAGCTTAGCTTCGCCTCGGGCATTGTGTATTCCCTCACAATGCTACAGGCTACACTGCACAAATACGAGCA GGCACTAAACCAGTGCAGCGTGGATGTGTTTAAGCGGATGGGGACTCTGCACTCTGAAATGAGCGTACACGAGCGCTCTCTCGACTTCCTCATCGAGCTACTGCATAAAGATCAGCTAGATGAGACGGTGCAAGTGGAGCCTCTTACCAAGGCCATCAAATACTACCAG cATCTGTACAGCATCCACCTGGCCGACCAACCCGAAGACTGCACCGTGCAGCTGGCAGATCACATCAAG TTTGTCCAGAGTGCCCTGGACTGTATGGGGGCAGAGCTTGGGCGCCTACGTTCCTTCCTGCAACCTGGGCAAGAAGGGGCGGAGTTTATGGTGCTGCTGAAGGACCTGGAGACTTCCTGTGGAGACATTCATCAGTTCTGTAAGAAAATCCGCAGGAGGATGCCTGGGACTGATGCTCCCGGGATACCTGCCGCACTCTCTTACTctcctcag gtgGGCGAGGCCCTGGCGGAAAGCAGGAAGCAGCTGAGTTGTGTAGTTGCAGTGCTCCAGGAGACAGCAGCAACAGGAGCTCAGCTCATTGCTACCCTTTCAGAGCAGGAGGGGCTCAGCGCACACACGCTCCAGGATGAAATCTTTAAAGCATTGGAGCAG ATTTACGGCCCTCACGGACAGAACCTGCGCGAGTGCCTGCACCAGTCTTGCGCCGGCGTCATAGCAACCATGAACAAGATGGCCACTGCCATGCAAGAAGGAGAGTATGATTCGGAGAAACCGCAACGTGTG ACTCCTCCTGTAGAGTTGCGTTCCACTGCTCTGAGAGCCGAGATCACAGATGCTGAAGGACTCGGCCTTAAActggaggacagagagacagtcatTAAAGAACTTAAGAAGTCCCTGAAGATCAAG GGGGAGGAGTTAAGTGAGGCAAACGTGCGTCTGAGTTTGCTGGAGAAGAAGTTGGACACGTCTACTAAAGATGCAGACGAAAGAGTGGAGAAGATCCAGACCAAACTAGACGAGACAAACGCACtgctgaagaaaaaagagaa AGAGTTTGAGGAAACCATGGATGCACTGCAGGCTGATATTGACCAGTTGGAGGCAGAGAAGGCAGAGCTTAAACAGAGGCTCAACAGCCAATCACGGATGACTATCGAAGGGCTGCGTGGAACACCAGCATCTGGCATCGCCTCCATTGTCACAGGGGGCAATACAG GAGGCGTAGTGTCCGGTATCGCGAGTGTACCAGGTACCGTGCAAGTGGTGGATTCTCCTCTTCTGAAGCAACAAATGGATGTTCAGAGGCTTGCAATCAAACACCTGAAGAATGAAAACTACAGACTCAAG GCTGAGAAGATGAAGACTCAGCTGGCGTCTCTTCCTCCTTTGAGCGTGCCCAACATGACTGGTGTGATGAAGGACGGTTCACTGAATGATGGTATTTCTGGAACTCTGTACCGGAGAACGGACCTGCTGCTGAGCAACCTGCTCAAAATGAGCGCCGGTGTCAAAGTGGTGGATATCACAGGAAAAACacctg TAAGTGCCAGCGCTCAACTGTTAGAGCAGACGGCTAGACTGCAGTCTCTGAGTGATGCACTAGACAAACTAaag AATGAAGTATCAGAGCATGTAGTAAGCCAACAGGTGGGAGCTCGAGTTCGCTCTGATTTCGCCACGTTCCCTTCATCCACGTTCATCAag GCGGAAGGGGAGAAGAAGTACGGCACCGTTCTGGTAGGTAAAGTGATGATCCCTTGTGCTCGCGGTAAAGAACAAACCCACTCTCTGGTCCTGTCGCAGCATCAGCTTCAGCACGTGCACCAGCTCCTCATGACCTAA